The Flavobacterium psychrophilum genome includes a region encoding these proteins:
- a CDS encoding 30S ribosomal protein S2, with product MANKVEVKDLLEAGVHFGHMTRKWDPNMAPYIYMERNGIHIINLYKTAAKIEEANEALKKIAASGRKILFVATKKQAKDIVAEKAAAANMPYITERWPGGMLTNFVTIRKAVKKMASIDKMKKDGTFMTLSKKERLQVDRLRAKLEKNLGSIADMTRLPAALFVVDIKAEHIAVKEAQKLNIPVFAMVDTNSDPRQVDYVIPANDDASKSIDKILSLVTGAVVEGLSDRKSDKDDLPADGQEAASVAPAKTTAPAEAAAPAQTEAPTATEE from the coding sequence ATGGCAAATAAAGTAGAAGTTAAAGACTTACTGGAAGCAGGTGTACACTTTGGACACATGACCAGAAAATGGGATCCAAACATGGCTCCTTACATATACATGGAGCGTAATGGTATTCACATTATCAACCTGTATAAAACTGCAGCTAAAATTGAAGAGGCTAACGAAGCCCTTAAAAAAATCGCTGCATCAGGCAGAAAAATCCTTTTTGTTGCTACAAAAAAGCAAGCAAAAGATATCGTTGCTGAAAAAGCAGCGGCTGCAAACATGCCATACATCACTGAAAGGTGGCCTGGTGGTATGCTAACAAACTTCGTTACTATCCGTAAAGCTGTTAAAAAAATGGCTTCTATTGATAAAATGAAGAAAGACGGTACATTCATGACACTTTCTAAGAAAGAGCGTCTGCAAGTTGATCGTCTACGTGCAAAACTTGAGAAAAACTTAGGTTCTATAGCAGACATGACAAGGCTTCCTGCTGCGTTATTCGTTGTAGATATCAAAGCTGAACACATCGCAGTAAAAGAAGCTCAAAAATTAAACATTCCGGTTTTCGCAATGGTAGATACCAACTCTGACCCACGTCAGGTTGATTATGTTATCCCTGCAAATGATGATGCTTCTAAATCAATTGACAAGATCTTATCTTTAGTTACCGGTGCTGTTGTTGAAGGACTTTCTGATAGAAAATCTGACAAAGACGACCTACCTGCTGACGGACAAGAGGCTGCATCTGTTGCACCTGCAAAAACTACAGCTCCTGCTGAAGCTGCTGCACCTGCACAAACTGAAGCACCTACTGCTACAGAAGAGTAA
- a CDS encoding alanine dehydrogenase — protein MKIGVPKEIKNNESRVALTPAGVFELVNYGHQVYVQESAGESSGFFDEDYRDAGAVMLPAAEAVFAIADMIIKVKEPIASEYPLIKRNQVLFTYFHFASSEELTKAMIASKAVCIAYETVSDDDGFLPLLTPMSEVAGRMAIQQGAKYLEKPIKGRGVLLGGVPGVPPGRVLVLGAGVVGIQAAKMAAGLGAHVTILDINMKRLRYVNDVMPPHVVTEFSSVYNIKKHIKDHDLIIGAVLIPGAKAPNLITREMLKDMRPGTVLVDVAVDQGGCFETTRPTTHEEPTFIIDDIVHYCVANMPGAVPYTSTLALTNVTLPYILKLANLGWEEACVKYPDLGRGLNIVKGEVIIEEIKKAFKEVNLVVR, from the coding sequence ATGAAAATAGGGGTGCCAAAGGAAATAAAGAACAATGAAAGCCGGGTTGCCCTTACGCCGGCGGGGGTGTTTGAGTTAGTTAATTATGGACACCAGGTGTATGTACAGGAATCGGCGGGTGAGAGCAGTGGTTTTTTCGATGAAGATTATCGCGATGCCGGTGCTGTTATGCTTCCTGCTGCTGAAGCAGTTTTTGCTATAGCAGATATGATTATTAAGGTTAAAGAACCTATCGCGTCAGAATATCCTCTGATAAAACGGAATCAGGTACTGTTTACCTATTTTCATTTTGCGTCAAGTGAAGAGTTAACCAAAGCAATGATTGCCAGCAAAGCGGTTTGTATTGCTTATGAAACTGTAAGTGATGATGATGGTTTTCTTCCGTTGCTTACGCCAATGAGCGAAGTTGCAGGGAGGATGGCAATTCAGCAAGGTGCTAAATACCTCGAAAAGCCTATTAAAGGCAGGGGAGTGTTACTTGGCGGAGTTCCGGGTGTGCCCCCGGGTAGGGTATTGGTATTGGGTGCAGGTGTTGTGGGGATTCAGGCCGCTAAAATGGCTGCGGGTCTTGGCGCACACGTTACGATCTTAGATATAAATATGAAACGCCTTCGCTATGTAAACGATGTTATGCCACCTCATGTGGTGACAGAGTTTTCCAGCGTTTACAATATAAAGAAACATATAAAAGACCACGACCTTATTATAGGTGCGGTTCTTATACCTGGGGCCAAAGCACCCAATCTTATTACAAGGGAAATGCTTAAAGATATGCGTCCGGGGACGGTGCTGGTAGATGTAGCAGTAGATCAGGGCGGGTGTTTTGAAACTACACGGCCTACAACGCACGAGGAGCCTACATTTATCATAGATGACATTGTGCACTACTGTGTGGCTAATATGCCGGGAGCGGTACCGTATACGTCTACACTGGCACTTACTAATGTAACGCTGCCGTATATTTTAAAGCTTGCTAACCTGGGCTGGGAAGAAGCCTGCGTTAAATATCCCGATTTAGGGCGGGGATTGAACATTGTTAAGGGAGAAGTTATTATAGAAGAAATAAAAAAAGCGTTTAAAGAAGTTAATCTGGTTGTACGATAG
- a CDS encoding 50S ribosomal protein L13, which yields MNTLSYKTVSANKATADKQWIVVDAEGHNLGRFASKVAMLLRGKYKTNYTPHVDCGDNVIVINAEKINLTGNKLDEKTYIRHTGYPGGQRILTAKVLQAKNPAILVEKAVKGMLPKNKLGAELFRNLNVYVGSEHKHDAQTPKTVNLNDLK from the coding sequence GTGAACACATTAAGCTACAAGACAGTTTCAGCTAACAAAGCGACTGCTGACAAACAGTGGATCGTTGTTGACGCTGAAGGTCATAATTTGGGCCGTTTTGCTTCTAAAGTTGCGATGCTTTTAAGAGGTAAATACAAAACAAATTACACACCGCACGTGGACTGTGGAGATAACGTAATTGTTATCAATGCAGAAAAGATCAACCTAACAGGTAACAAACTGGATGAAAAAACGTACATCCGCCACACAGGTTACCCAGGTGGTCAGAGAATTTTAACTGCTAAAGTATTACAGGCGAAAAACCCTGCAATCTTAGTAGAGAAAGCAGTAAAAGGTATGCTTCCTAAAAACAAATTAGGCGCAGAACTTTTCCGCAACCTGAATGTATATGTAGGATCTGAGCACAAACATGATGCACAGACACCTAAAACCGTTAATTTAAACGACTTAAAGTAA
- a CDS encoding 30S ribosomal protein S9, translated as MATIHKIGRRKTAVARIYLSEGTGKITVNKREFATYFPTATLQYKVLQPLTLTGTAENFDVKVNVYGGGSTGQAEAVRMAIARAMCEVDAENRSILKPEGLLTRDPRMVERKKFGQKKARKRFQFSKR; from the coding sequence ATGGCAACAATTCACAAAATCGGCAGGAGAAAAACTGCTGTTGCCCGTATTTACCTTTCTGAAGGAACAGGTAAAATCACGGTTAACAAAAGAGAATTTGCAACTTATTTCCCAACTGCAACTTTACAGTACAAAGTATTACAGCCTTTAACCTTAACCGGTACTGCTGAAAACTTTGACGTGAAAGTAAATGTTTACGGTGGTGGTTCAACTGGACAGGCAGAAGCTGTAAGAATGGCAATCGCTCGCGCAATGTGCGAAGTTGATGCTGAAAACAGAAGCATCCTTAAACCAGAAGGCCTATTAACAAGGGATCCTAGAATGGTAGAGCGTAAGAAATTCGGTCAGAAGAAAGCTCGTAAAAGATTCCAGTTCTCTAAACGTTAA
- a CDS encoding alpha-amylase — MKKITLLFLLLGFTTFAQQQNVTYSVAPTTFEETTSITVTVNGSSINEATWGVTNNALYYWGWSYDINYNNSLDCPTNGTWNSSNEANKFTYNPGSDTYTLTFVPSTFYNRTGIGRFGFLVKAKDGAGDKKSQDIEINVGSFQVTLNTPAQNSTTLLTSGGNLNITASNTGGNANYSLKSNGTVINSNAATASYAFNHTNITSNQNYELTVTQGTDVVVKKFTVIVNPATVSAAMPAGLEDGINYNTADATKATLVLDAPGKDFVYVAGSFNNWQPLAAHAMKKDPVNQKFWLDLTGLTSGEAYSYQYWVVDQTPLAGSPSIVKTADPYSTLVLSQFDDPGISADRYPNLPAFPVGQEREVTVLQTGQTAYDWQVENFEKPKKEGLVIYEALVRDFDANRTYQDLIDKIDYFTTLGINALELMPVMEFEGNESWGYNTSFHMANDKFYGPSDKLKELIDLCHQNGIAVILDVALNHAFDRNPLVRMWMNDPDGDGWGGPSSESPYFNEVAKHSYNVGNDFNHQQPRTKNYVKRVVKHWIEEYHIDGFRWDLTKGFTQNCSAADEGCTNAFQQDRVDVLKEYADYSWSLDPTHYTIFEHLGGDAEEKEWANYRFDEGKGIMLWGKTTQGYNQLTMGYSDDSNIARVGHNAHTGFLGKRVVGYAESHDEERLMFKNLQYGNSANTAHNIKDLNVALSRMSAQGAVFFMVPGPKMIWHFGELGWDLSIFTCNNGSVNPEGGTDGDCKLDTKPQPQWANNWLTNVQREKLYYDWKRMIQLKKDEAVFEGNYTMASANTLTPKVYITDTSLAPTALNSVVVISNFDVTAQQVAPNFPNPGTWYNLMDNSVIEITNPTAAITLQPGEFKIYGNQTVVLGTGEQAIAKAALYPNPTSDVFTINLPTAKVAIYSLTGQLVKKFGGSAAFTMFDVSSLTKGVYLVKVTDSDNRENTLKLIRN; from the coding sequence ATGAAAAAAATTACATTGTTATTTTTATTGTTAGGGTTTACCACATTTGCACAACAGCAAAATGTAACCTACAGTGTTGCCCCAACAACCTTCGAGGAAACTACCTCGATTACCGTTACCGTAAATGGCAGCAGTATAAACGAAGCTACCTGGGGAGTAACCAATAATGCACTGTATTATTGGGGATGGTCGTATGACATTAACTACAACAACAGTCTGGATTGCCCGACCAATGGAACATGGAACAGCTCTAACGAAGCCAATAAATTTACCTACAACCCAGGTAGCGACACGTATACGCTAACCTTCGTACCTTCTACGTTTTACAACAGAACAGGAATAGGCAGATTTGGGTTTCTTGTAAAAGCCAAAGATGGTGCAGGCGATAAAAAATCTCAGGATATTGAAATTAACGTAGGTAGTTTTCAGGTTACTTTAAATACTCCTGCCCAAAACAGCACTACCCTGCTAACTTCGGGCGGAAACCTGAACATTACAGCATCTAATACAGGTGGTAATGCAAACTACAGCTTAAAATCTAACGGAACGGTTATTAACAGTAATGCTGCTACAGCAAGTTATGCTTTTAACCATACCAATATTACTTCAAACCAAAACTACGAGCTAACCGTTACTCAGGGAACAGATGTTGTAGTTAAAAAGTTTACCGTAATTGTTAACCCGGCTACAGTTTCGGCAGCTATGCCGGCGGGTCTTGAAGACGGTATTAACTACAATACTGCCGATGCTACAAAAGCAACCCTTGTGCTTGATGCCCCGGGTAAAGATTTTGTATATGTTGCAGGAAGCTTTAACAACTGGCAGCCGTTAGCGGCACATGCCATGAAAAAAGACCCGGTAAACCAAAAATTCTGGTTAGACCTTACAGGTCTTACATCGGGTGAAGCATACAGCTACCAGTATTGGGTGGTGGACCAGACACCTCTTGCAGGTTCGCCATCTATTGTAAAAACAGCAGACCCTTATTCTACCCTTGTACTTTCGCAATTTGATGACCCGGGAATATCGGCAGACCGCTACCCTAACCTTCCGGCATTTCCTGTAGGACAGGAAAGAGAAGTTACTGTGCTACAAACAGGGCAAACTGCTTATGACTGGCAGGTTGAAAATTTTGAAAAGCCTAAGAAAGAAGGCCTTGTTATTTATGAGGCTTTAGTTAGAGACTTTGATGCTAACAGAACCTATCAGGATCTTATAGATAAAATAGATTATTTTACAACACTTGGCATAAACGCATTAGAGCTTATGCCCGTGATGGAATTTGAAGGCAACGAAAGTTGGGGATACAATACCTCTTTTCACATGGCTAATGATAAATTCTACGGACCATCTGACAAGCTAAAAGAACTGATAGATCTTTGCCACCAAAATGGCATTGCTGTTATTCTAGACGTAGCTCTTAACCATGCTTTTGACCGTAATCCGCTAGTACGCATGTGGATGAATGACCCCGATGGCGACGGATGGGGCGGGCCAAGCAGTGAAAGCCCTTACTTTAACGAAGTGGCTAAACATAGCTATAATGTAGGTAATGACTTTAACCATCAGCAGCCAAGAACTAAAAACTATGTAAAAAGGGTAGTTAAGCACTGGATTGAAGAATACCATATCGATGGTTTTCGTTGGGATCTAACTAAAGGTTTTACACAGAACTGTTCGGCAGCTGACGAAGGATGCACCAATGCTTTTCAGCAGGACAGGGTTGATGTACTTAAAGAATATGCAGATTACTCATGGAGCCTAGACCCTACACACTATACTATTTTTGAACATTTAGGCGGCGATGCAGAAGAAAAAGAATGGGCTAACTACAGGTTTGATGAAGGGAAAGGCATAATGCTTTGGGGAAAAACCACTCAGGGATACAACCAGCTTACAATGGGATACTCTGATGATTCTAATATTGCACGCGTAGGCCACAATGCTCACACCGGATTTTTAGGAAAAAGAGTTGTAGGTTATGCGGAAAGCCATGATGAGGAAAGATTAATGTTTAAAAATCTTCAGTATGGTAACTCTGCTAATACTGCGCACAATATAAAAGACCTTAATGTAGCACTTTCAAGAATGAGCGCACAGGGAGCGGTTTTCTTTATGGTACCGGGTCCTAAAATGATATGGCACTTTGGAGAACTTGGATGGGATCTTTCCATCTTTACCTGCAATAATGGATCTGTAAATCCTGAAGGCGGTACAGATGGTGACTGTAAACTGGATACCAAGCCTCAGCCACAATGGGCTAATAACTGGCTAACCAACGTACAAAGGGAAAAACTTTATTACGACTGGAAAAGGATGATACAGCTTAAAAAAGACGAAGCTGTTTTTGAAGGAAACTATACAATGGCTTCTGCAAACACCCTTACACCAAAAGTATATATTACAGATACTTCTCTTGCGCCAACAGCGTTAAACAGTGTAGTGGTTATTTCTAACTTTGATGTTACAGCACAGCAGGTTGCACCAAACTTTCCAAATCCGGGAACATGGTATAATCTTATGGACAATTCTGTTATAGAAATTACAAACCCTACAGCTGCTATTACCTTACAGCCGGGAGAATTTAAGATATATGGCAACCAGACTGTAGTTTTAGGAACAGGCGAACAGGCTATAGCAAAAGCGGCCTTATACCCTAACCCTACATCAGATGTGTTCACTATTAACCTCCCAACAGCTAAAGTAGCGATATATTCACTTACAGGGCAGCTTGTAAAAAAGTTTGGCGGCAGCGCAGCATTTACCATGTTTGACGTAAGCAGCCTCACGAAAGGTGTCTATCTTGTAAAAGTAACAGATAGCGACAACCGTGAGAATACGCTTAAGCTGATACGAAATTAA
- a CDS encoding elongation factor Ts, with amino-acid sequence MANITAADVNKLRTITGAGMMDCKKALVEADGDFDKAIENLRKKGQKVAANRADRESTEGAVIAVVNADKTAGVVISLNCETDFVAKNESYVKLANDLAALALNFNTKEEFLAADFNGLTVADKLIEQTGVIGEKIEIGSFERLEGAFVGSYIHAGNRIATLVSLSANVEGAEEASRNVAMQAAAMAPLALNEEGVDAATVEKEIEIAKDLLRQEGKPEAMLDNIAKGKLGRFFKDNTLVNQDYIKDSKLSVSEYIKSIEGSLVVTGFKRVALA; translated from the coding sequence ATGGCAAATATTACTGCTGCTGACGTAAATAAACTAAGAACAATTACCGGTGCAGGTATGATGGACTGCAAAAAAGCTCTTGTTGAGGCTGATGGTGATTTTGATAAAGCTATTGAAAACCTTCGTAAAAAAGGTCAGAAAGTAGCTGCTAACAGAGCTGACCGTGAGTCTACTGAAGGCGCTGTTATCGCTGTTGTTAACGCTGATAAAACTGCTGGCGTTGTTATCTCTCTTAACTGTGAAACTGACTTCGTTGCTAAAAACGAATCTTATGTTAAGCTTGCTAACGACCTTGCTGCTCTTGCACTTAACTTCAACACTAAAGAAGAATTCCTTGCTGCAGACTTTAACGGTCTTACAGTAGCTGACAAACTTATCGAGCAAACTGGTGTTATCGGTGAGAAAATCGAGATTGGTTCTTTCGAAAGACTTGAAGGTGCATTTGTTGGTTCTTACATCCACGCTGGTAACAGAATCGCTACTCTTGTTAGCCTTTCTGCTAACGTAGAAGGTGCTGAAGAAGCTTCTCGTAACGTTGCTATGCAGGCTGCTGCAATGGCTCCACTTGCTCTTAACGAAGAAGGTGTTGACGCTGCTACAGTTGAGAAAGAAATTGAAATCGCTAAAGATTTACTACGTCAGGAAGGTAAACCTGAAGCTATGTTAGATAACATCGCTAAAGGCAAACTTGGTCGTTTCTTTAAAGACAATACTCTTGTTAACCAGGATTACATCAAAGACAGCAAACTTAGCGTAAGCGAGTATATCAAGTCTATTGAAGGATCTCTTGTTGTTACAGGATTCAAAAGAGTTGCACTTGCATAA